The Roseovarius sp. EL26 genome has a window encoding:
- a CDS encoding mandelate racemase/muconate lactonizing enzyme family protein, whose protein sequence is MKITRIRIYKTDLPYVDGSYGWGAGNAISVAKSSVVVIDTDAGIQGCGEFTPCGENYMVAHSEGVEAFARLAANQLLGEDPRQVARMERLMDNIVQGHGYAKAPFDAAFWDILGKASDQPVWMLMGGKLTDGAPMYRVAPQRSIPETIAELDRHRAAGYRQFQIKVGADWVIDIDRIREAVPLLKPGEKAMADANQGWRVDNAIRVARATRDLDFILEQPCKTYEECQQVRRVAEQPMKLDECVTGLHAAQRIVADHGAEICCLKISNLGGLSKARRVRDFLVENRIPVVSEDTWGGEITTSAVAHFATSTPEEYLINSTDLHHYNTRSTGINGPTVQDGKLYATDTPGLGVTPDFDSLGSPVADYGEAAS, encoded by the coding sequence ATGAAAATCACCCGCATCCGTATCTATAAAACCGACCTTCCTTACGTTGACGGCAGCTACGGCTGGGGCGCAGGCAACGCCATTTCAGTCGCCAAGTCTTCGGTTGTGGTCATCGATACGGACGCGGGCATCCAAGGCTGTGGGGAGTTCACTCCGTGTGGCGAAAATTACATGGTCGCCCACTCTGAAGGAGTCGAAGCCTTCGCTCGCCTCGCCGCAAACCAATTGCTGGGTGAAGACCCCCGACAAGTCGCCCGGATGGAACGGTTGATGGATAATATCGTGCAAGGCCACGGCTATGCCAAAGCCCCATTCGACGCCGCATTTTGGGATATTCTTGGCAAAGCTTCGGATCAGCCTGTGTGGATGTTGATGGGCGGCAAGCTCACCGATGGCGCACCGATGTACCGCGTCGCCCCACAACGTTCGATCCCCGAAACCATTGCCGAGCTGGACCGCCACCGCGCCGCAGGTTATCGCCAATTCCAAATCAAGGTTGGAGCCGACTGGGTTATTGATATCGACCGCATCCGCGAGGCGGTGCCCCTCCTCAAACCCGGTGAAAAAGCCATGGCCGACGCAAACCAAGGATGGCGCGTCGACAACGCCATTCGCGTTGCCCGCGCCACCCGTGATCTTGATTTCATTCTCGAGCAGCCTTGCAAAACCTATGAGGAATGCCAGCAAGTCCGCCGTGTCGCCGAACAGCCGATGAAATTGGACGAATGCGTCACCGGCTTGCACGCAGCGCAGCGCATCGTCGCCGACCACGGGGCCGAAATCTGCTGCCTGAAAATCTCTAACCTCGGCGGCCTGTCCAAAGCCCGCCGTGTACGGGATTTTCTGGTTGAAAACCGCATTCCAGTCGTATCCGAGGACACCTGGGGTGGAGAAATCACCACCTCTGCCGTGGCTCATTTCGCGACCTCCACACCCGAAGAGTACCTGATCAATTCCACCGATCTGCACCACTACAACACCCGCTCCACCGGCATCAACGGGCCAACTGTGCAGGATGGCAAACTTTACGCCACCGACACGCCCGGCCTCGGTGTCACTCCCGACTTCGACAGTTTGGGTAGCCCAGTAGCTGATTACGGCGAGGCCGCATCATGA
- a CDS encoding FAD-dependent oxidoreductase, with protein MSEKAFPTHARVVIVGGGVMGVGLAYHLAHEGWGSEVVLLEKAELTSGSTWHAAGQITHSTSSFGLGKCVDYNIGLYSGALEAETGQAVTWHGCGSFRLAYTEDEMDWLRHTLSVGRSLGFNIELVGPEKVAELHPYYNLEGVIGALYTPDDGHVDPTNVTMSMAAGARQQGARIIRRCRATNITQADNGEWVVETDQGTITCEHVVNAGGTYARQMGEWSGLQLPMTSMTHHYFVTDEVPEFQNLETELPVIRDDKKVSGYIRMEQKKGLIGIYEKENPNSVWHDECPWEYENWLFEADYDRVMPYLEESLNRMPIFAELGITRDVHGAISHPPDGNPLIGPAPGVRNYWCCCGTQIGIGWGPGLTRELARWMVHGSADISMREYDPRRFGSYATKDWQMTKAEEDYCLRHEIPFPHFNRLAGRPIKPSPMYERLKEKGAVYEEVYGHERPRWFAKNGVEQRDYYSFKRNEVHDIVGAECKAVRDSLGIMDISAFTKVEVAGPDAAVLLDRLVANKLPQKVGGIALTHMLNRRGRIELETTIVKLDEDRFYLVCAAFFEQRLLDHLNQNLAGENAEIILRSNDWAALALNGPMSREVLATCTDADLSNAGFKWLSAQEITVAGHKLWAFRMSYAGELGWELHIPAESALAVYDALWAAGESHNIVNYGSFAMNAMRMEKMFKGAGELTNEVTLPEADVMRFAKLDKEYLGVDKTRESAKQAEDGTMPFVCAYLEIEPNGVEDGHGGEAVMLGGKVVGSTASVAYGHTVGKILAFAYIKPHANVPGTEIEVIIAGHARKGRILGEPAYDPASVLPRADG; from the coding sequence ATGTCGGAAAAAGCGTTCCCCACCCACGCTCGTGTGGTCATTGTAGGCGGCGGTGTCATGGGGGTTGGCCTTGCTTACCACCTGGCGCACGAAGGTTGGGGCTCCGAGGTGGTTCTGCTCGAGAAAGCCGAGCTGACCAGCGGTTCAACCTGGCATGCAGCGGGCCAGATCACACATTCAACCTCTAGCTTCGGCCTGGGCAAATGCGTTGATTATAACATCGGTCTCTATTCCGGCGCGCTCGAGGCGGAAACAGGTCAGGCTGTCACTTGGCATGGCTGCGGCTCTTTTCGTCTGGCCTATACCGAGGACGAAATGGATTGGCTGCGCCACACACTCAGCGTCGGCCGCTCCTTGGGCTTCAACATCGAATTGGTTGGCCCCGAAAAGGTTGCTGAACTGCATCCGTACTATAACCTCGAAGGCGTCATCGGCGCGCTTTACACCCCGGATGACGGCCACGTTGACCCCACTAACGTGACCATGTCCATGGCCGCAGGTGCCCGCCAGCAGGGCGCACGCATCATCCGCCGATGCCGCGCGACAAACATCACGCAAGCCGACAATGGCGAATGGGTGGTTGAAACAGATCAGGGCACAATCACTTGCGAACATGTGGTCAACGCCGGCGGCACCTACGCCCGCCAGATGGGCGAATGGTCTGGCCTGCAACTGCCGATGACCTCGATGACCCACCACTATTTCGTCACTGACGAAGTCCCGGAGTTTCAAAATTTGGAAACCGAGCTGCCCGTTATTCGCGATGACAAAAAGGTTTCTGGCTACATCCGGATGGAGCAGAAGAAAGGCCTGATCGGGATATACGAAAAAGAGAACCCGAACTCGGTTTGGCACGATGAATGCCCATGGGAATACGAAAACTGGCTGTTCGAGGCAGATTATGACCGTGTCATGCCTTACTTGGAAGAATCCTTGAACCGCATGCCGATCTTTGCCGAATTGGGCATCACCCGCGATGTTCACGGCGCCATCAGCCACCCACCAGATGGCAATCCACTGATTGGCCCTGCCCCCGGCGTGCGCAATTACTGGTGCTGCTGTGGCACACAGATCGGCATCGGCTGGGGCCCCGGCCTGACCCGCGAACTGGCCCGTTGGATGGTACATGGTTCTGCTGACATCTCGATGCGCGAATATGATCCTCGTCGCTTCGGCTCGTACGCCACCAAAGATTGGCAGATGACCAAGGCTGAAGAAGACTACTGCCTGCGCCACGAAATCCCTTTCCCGCATTTCAACCGGCTGGCCGGTCGTCCGATCAAGCCATCGCCGATGTATGAGCGCCTGAAAGAAAAAGGGGCGGTCTACGAAGAGGTCTACGGTCACGAGCGCCCACGGTGGTTTGCCAAAAACGGCGTTGAACAGCGCGATTACTATTCCTTCAAACGCAACGAAGTGCATGATATCGTCGGCGCTGAATGCAAAGCTGTACGTGACAGCCTTGGCATCATGGACATCTCGGCCTTCACCAAGGTCGAGGTTGCAGGCCCCGATGCCGCTGTCTTGCTTGACCGTCTGGTGGCAAACAAACTGCCACAAAAGGTCGGTGGCATTGCCTTGACCCATATGCTCAACCGTCGAGGACGGATCGAGCTGGAAACAACGATCGTGAAACTGGATGAGGACCGCTTCTATCTGGTGTGCGCCGCGTTCTTCGAACAGCGCCTTCTCGATCATCTGAACCAGAACCTTGCAGGTGAGAATGCAGAGATTATCCTGCGCTCTAACGATTGGGCCGCCCTTGCTCTCAATGGGCCAATGTCCCGCGAGGTTCTGGCCACTTGCACCGATGCAGACCTGTCCAACGCCGGGTTCAAGTGGCTCAGCGCGCAGGAAATCACTGTTGCTGGCCACAAACTCTGGGCCTTCCGTATGTCCTATGCCGGTGAGCTGGGTTGGGAACTCCACATTCCAGCCGAAAGTGCACTGGCGGTTTATGACGCACTTTGGGCCGCAGGTGAGTCACATAACATCGTGAACTACGGTTCCTTCGCGATGAACGCCATGCGGATGGAAAAGATGTTCAAAGGCGCGGGCGAGCTGACTAACGAGGTCACCCTGCCCGAGGCCGACGTGATGCGCTTTGCGAAACTGGATAAAGAGTATCTCGGCGTCGATAAAACCCGTGAAAGCGCCAAACAGGCGGAAGACGGCACAATGCCTTTCGTCTGCGCCTATCTCGAGATCGAACCTAATGGAGTTGAAGACGGCCACGGCGGTGAGGCGGTCATGTTGGGCGGAAAAGTCGTGGGTTCGACAGCCTCTGTCGCCTACGGGCATACAGTCGGCAAGATTCTCGCCTTTGCTTATATTAAACCCCACGCAAACGTGCCCGGCACCGAGATCGAAGTGATCATCGCCGGCCACGCACGCAAAGGGCGTATCTTGGGTGAACCGGCTTACGACCCGGCCAGCGTTCTGCCCCGCGCAGATGGATAA
- a CDS encoding dimethylsulfonioproprionate lyase family protein: MDLRWETLLTETRATHARVPALQEFCALPEPVVEQPVTPHHIPAADLMIHDPNLHSNAFADFRDALINAAPLAQWRETYKGTGASADFLNRFACYEIIGIDAPFGATDIRAFVVYQPAGFHYPWHHHPAEEIYMVVAGEAEFHLEGENPQTLRPGDTAFHPSNAPHALITRDHPVMAYVLWRGDLNTKPVFTYPEDLS; the protein is encoded by the coding sequence ATGGATCTACGGTGGGAAACCCTGCTAACCGAGACCCGCGCAACACATGCGCGGGTTCCGGCGTTGCAGGAATTTTGCGCCCTCCCTGAGCCGGTCGTCGAGCAACCCGTTACGCCGCACCACATCCCGGCAGCTGATCTTATGATCCACGATCCAAACCTCCATTCGAACGCCTTCGCAGACTTCCGGGATGCGCTGATCAATGCCGCCCCCCTCGCCCAATGGCGTGAAACTTACAAAGGCACAGGCGCAAGCGCGGACTTCCTGAACCGTTTCGCCTGCTACGAGATCATCGGTATTGATGCACCTTTTGGCGCAACGGATATACGCGCCTTTGTCGTCTACCAACCCGCCGGTTTTCACTATCCCTGGCACCACCATCCGGCTGAAGAGATCTACATGGTCGTCGCAGGTGAGGCAGAGTTCCACCTCGAAGGTGAGAACCCCCAAACCCTGCGCCCCGGCGACACCGCCTTTCATCCGTCGAACGCGCCGCATGCTCTGATCACTCGTGACCACCCCGTTATGGCCTATGTGCTGTGGCGCGGCGATCTGAATACCAAACCCGTCTTTACTTATCCCGAGGACTTATCGTGA
- a CDS encoding mandelate racemase/muconate lactonizing enzyme family protein → MKIKSIDVYQVDLPVKGGVYRLSGGREYTAYDATIVRITTDTGLEGWGESTPFGSTYIAAYAGGTRAGIDLLAPALIGMDPRQHDRIWDRMRDTLKGNRDSRAALDIACWDIAAKAAGLPLCDMLGGRTPGAIPVISSIGGDTPEKMHEKVANHRAQGFLGHSIKIGASETEGGPMLDAERIQACLADRQPGEWFLADANNGLSPEHALRMLSLLPAGLDFVLEAPCASWRETQSLRQRCTVPLLLDELIQSEADLMQAIAQDTCDGVGLKVSKQGGITPMIRQRTIAASAGLVMSVQDTVGSEISFAAILHIAQSTPRNLLRCALDPRSMVTLSTADFDAPIVNGGAEAPDALGLGISPKLEILGEPIATYGA, encoded by the coding sequence ATGAAAATCAAATCCATAGACGTCTATCAGGTTGACCTGCCCGTCAAAGGCGGCGTGTACCGCCTCTCCGGCGGACGCGAATACACCGCCTATGACGCCACCATCGTGCGCATCACCACCGACACCGGCCTCGAAGGCTGGGGCGAGTCCACGCCATTTGGCTCGACCTATATCGCCGCTTATGCGGGGGGCACCCGTGCGGGCATTGACCTACTCGCACCTGCGCTCATCGGAATGGATCCTCGGCAACACGACCGCATTTGGGACAGGATGCGAGACACGCTCAAGGGCAACCGCGATTCCCGCGCCGCGCTTGACATCGCCTGCTGGGACATCGCTGCCAAGGCCGCGGGCCTCCCCCTTTGCGATATGCTCGGTGGACGCACCCCCGGTGCCATCCCGGTCATCTCTTCCATCGGTGGTGACACGCCGGAAAAGATGCACGAAAAAGTCGCCAACCACCGCGCCCAAGGTTTCCTTGGCCATTCGATCAAGATCGGTGCGTCCGAGACCGAAGGTGGCCCAATGCTTGACGCCGAGCGCATTCAGGCCTGCCTGGCCGACCGCCAACCCGGCGAATGGTTTCTGGCCGATGCCAACAACGGCCTCAGCCCTGAACATGCTCTGCGTATGCTCTCATTACTGCCCGCCGGGTTAGATTTCGTGCTCGAGGCTCCCTGCGCCAGCTGGCGTGAAACCCAGTCGCTCCGCCAGCGCTGCACCGTTCCGCTGCTGCTTGATGAACTTATCCAATCCGAGGCCGACCTGATGCAGGCCATTGCGCAAGATACCTGCGACGGCGTTGGCCTAAAGGTCTCAAAGCAAGGCGGCATCACTCCGATGATCCGTCAACGCACCATCGCCGCCTCTGCCGGGTTGGTGATGTCAGTGCAAGATACCGTCGGCTCGGAAATTTCCTTCGCCGCCATTCTGCACATCGCTCAATCCACTCCGCGCAATCTGCTGCGCTGCGCCCTTGACCCACGCTCGATGGTCACGCTTTCCACCGCCGATTTCGACGCCCCTATCGTGAATGGCGGCGCCGAAGCACCCGATGCCTTGGGGTTGGGCATTTCGCCCAAACTCGAAATTCTTGGTGAGCCAATAGCAACCTACGGAGCTTAA
- a CDS encoding aromatic ring-hydroxylating dioxygenase subunit alpha — protein sequence MNAPLIHSLDARYYTGPEIFENEMQGLLARTWQFAGHVSQLPNVGDYFAFQIAGQNLFCIRGRDGEVRTFYNVCQHRAHELVKDTGNTRVVVCPYHAWTYELTGQLRAGPNIKSVPGFDKEKICLTEVRTEDFNGFIFVNLDDDAKSMDDWFPGVREEIRAFVPNIDKLAPLEWVEIDENCNWKVSVENYSECYHCPINHATFAEGVVKPETYDIQPDKDGGYVLRHTTECQSMDKMTYPIDTSVPHSEEYQSWFLWPMVSFQCYPGNVLNTYHWRARDVDHCTVYRGWYTEDGAESDVIRGLAVQDRQTTVEEDIHLVESVHKGLKSRGYKPGPLVLDPKCGVNSEHSIQKLQQWMREAVDG from the coding sequence ATGAACGCCCCGCTGATCCATTCCCTAGACGCGCGGTATTATACCGGCCCCGAAATTTTCGAAAATGAGATGCAAGGTTTGCTGGCCCGGACGTGGCAGTTTGCCGGTCACGTCAGTCAGCTGCCGAATGTCGGGGACTATTTCGCCTTTCAGATTGCCGGGCAAAACCTGTTTTGCATTCGCGGGCGCGATGGAGAAGTGCGAACGTTTTATAATGTCTGCCAGCACCGCGCGCATGAGCTGGTGAAAGACACCGGGAATACGCGGGTTGTTGTATGTCCTTACCACGCTTGGACGTATGAATTGACTGGGCAGTTGCGTGCAGGGCCGAACATCAAATCGGTTCCGGGGTTCGACAAAGAAAAGATCTGTTTGACCGAGGTGCGGACCGAGGATTTCAACGGCTTTATCTTTGTTAATCTGGATGACGATGCCAAGAGCATGGATGACTGGTTCCCCGGTGTGCGCGAAGAGATCCGCGCGTTTGTGCCGAATATCGACAAGCTGGCCCCGTTGGAGTGGGTGGAGATCGATGAGAATTGCAACTGGAAGGTTTCGGTTGAGAACTATTCTGAGTGTTATCACTGCCCGATCAACCACGCGACCTTTGCCGAAGGTGTGGTGAAGCCGGAAACTTATGACATTCAGCCGGACAAGGACGGTGGCTATGTTCTGCGCCACACCACGGAATGTCAAAGCATGGACAAGATGACCTACCCGATCGATACCTCGGTACCGCATTCCGAGGAATATCAATCCTGGTTCCTGTGGCCGATGGTCAGCTTCCAATGCTATCCGGGCAACGTGCTGAACACCTATCACTGGCGTGCGCGGGATGTGGATCACTGCACCGTTTATCGCGGCTGGTACACTGAAGATGGGGCCGAAAGCGATGTGATCCGCGGGCTTGCTGTGCAGGACCGCCAAACCACGGTCGAGGAAGATATCCATCTGGTTGAATCCGTGCACAAGGGGTTGAAATCACGTGGGTACAAGCCCGGACCACTGGTGTTGGATCCGAAGTGCGGGGTGAATTCCGAGCACTCTATCCAGAAACTGCAGCAGTGGATGAGGGAGGCGGTGGATGGGTAG
- a CDS encoding DUF1801 domain-containing protein: MTVPPPENVAAAFNTAPPAVNTRLMQIRDLIYEAAYSTGTGPLIETLKWGQPAYLPAKRAGTTLRLGWNDANCILYVHCQTDLVARWRALYAEHFQFEGTRAAHIPAATPLPTNALQHMAEMALTYHHQKSRSAAL; encoded by the coding sequence ATGACGGTCCCGCCCCCAGAAAACGTTGCTGCTGCTTTCAACACCGCGCCGCCTGCTGTGAACACACGGCTGATGCAAATTCGCGATTTGATCTATGAGGCCGCGTACAGCACCGGCACTGGCCCTCTGATAGAAACGCTCAAATGGGGCCAGCCCGCTTATTTGCCCGCCAAACGCGCGGGCACGACCCTCCGTTTGGGGTGGAATGACGCCAATTGCATCCTCTACGTCCACTGCCAGACGGATCTGGTTGCACGCTGGCGCGCGCTCTACGCCGAACATTTCCAATTCGAAGGCACCCGCGCCGCGCATATCCCTGCCGCAACCCCACTGCCCACCAACGCCCTGCAACACATGGCCGAAATGGCCCTAACCTATCACCACCAAAAGTCCCGGAGCGCCGCCTTATGA
- a CDS encoding MurR/RpiR family transcriptional regulator, translating into MNDTNVSNIVLERISREWEALTPEAQKAARYVLENPRDVGVSSVREIAEAAKVKPNTFVRMARQVGFEGYDDFREPFREAIRRGTVSFPDRARWLQDIAASGALGQLFADQVGSAIRNIEETFAGIDESSMEVAAKAIWASRKVFVLGVGVNNSNARNFTYLASTGMRDFNAIPKPGSTAADDLAWADERDVLIAITCHPYRSEVVEAVNVAREQGVRVIGISDSPASPIIRGSEHGFVVAADTPQFFPSSVSTIALLETLLSFVIAVASPKIVERVEKFHKRRHQLGIYQEEPE; encoded by the coding sequence ATGAATGACACAAATGTATCAAATATCGTTTTGGAGCGTATTTCGCGCGAATGGGAAGCCTTGACGCCGGAGGCGCAAAAGGCTGCGCGCTACGTGCTGGAAAACCCAAGAGACGTTGGGGTTTCCTCGGTGCGCGAGATCGCGGAGGCGGCCAAAGTGAAGCCCAATACCTTCGTGCGGATGGCGCGTCAGGTGGGATTCGAGGGCTACGATGATTTCCGGGAGCCGTTCCGTGAGGCGATTCGCCGGGGCACTGTGAGCTTCCCAGACCGGGCGCGCTGGCTACAGGATATTGCCGCTTCTGGCGCATTGGGACAATTGTTTGCGGATCAAGTCGGCTCGGCCATCCGCAATATCGAGGAAACATTTGCTGGGATCGATGAGTCTTCGATGGAAGTGGCGGCCAAGGCTATCTGGGCGTCGCGCAAGGTATTCGTGTTGGGGGTAGGGGTGAACAATTCCAATGCCCGCAACTTTACGTATCTGGCGTCGACCGGTATGCGCGATTTCAACGCGATACCAAAGCCCGGATCAACCGCAGCCGATGATCTGGCCTGGGCAGATGAGCGTGATGTGTTGATTGCAATCACTTGCCACCCGTACCGATCTGAAGTGGTCGAAGCGGTGAACGTTGCCCGAGAGCAGGGGGTCAGGGTGATTGGCATCTCTGATAGCCCGGCGTCCCCCATTATTCGCGGTTCTGAACACGGGTTTGTTGTCGCTGCTGATACGCCGCAGTTTTTTCCGTCATCCGTGTCGACTATTGCGCTGCTGGAAACGCTGTTGAGTTTCGTTATTGCCGTGGCCAGCCCCAAGATCGTCGAACGCGTCGAGAAATTCCATAAACGTCGCCATCAATTAGGTATCTACCAGGAGGAGCCTGAATGA
- a CDS encoding DsbA family protein has protein sequence MAPRVEVYYSLQSDYCYLLLDRLIGLADEGVQVEIVPVLGGVLRLPHRYQGRDELEQQYFEADTKRLAEFLELPHAYPDPSPIDFKPGSLWIAEEKQPRNEYLCRLYVGAVRAGRAMAFLDVVGRMLWDGSTPGWDQGDLLSRAIAKIGLDLAEVLEGTSWDSAKAELDRNAEAILAAGHWGVPLMVYEGEPFYGQDRFDHLVWRIRQRGGLQ, from the coding sequence ATGGCTCCACGGGTTGAGGTCTATTATTCACTGCAAAGCGACTATTGCTATCTCTTGCTGGATCGGCTGATTGGGCTGGCAGACGAGGGTGTGCAGGTCGAAATTGTTCCGGTTTTGGGTGGGGTGCTGCGGTTGCCTCACCGGTATCAGGGCCGGGATGAGCTGGAGCAGCAGTATTTCGAGGCCGATACCAAGCGGTTGGCCGAATTTCTGGAGTTGCCGCATGCCTATCCTGACCCATCACCGATTGATTTCAAACCGGGATCACTGTGGATCGCGGAAGAGAAACAACCCCGCAATGAATACCTGTGCCGCTTGTACGTTGGGGCCGTTCGCGCAGGGCGGGCGATGGCGTTTCTGGATGTGGTGGGGCGGATGCTGTGGGACGGCTCTACGCCGGGATGGGATCAAGGCGATCTCCTGAGCAGGGCGATTGCAAAGATCGGGCTTGATTTGGCGGAGGTGCTGGAGGGCACCAGCTGGGACAGCGCAAAAGCGGAACTGGATCGCAATGCTGAGGCGATACTTGCTGCTGGGCACTGGGGTGTGCCGCTGATGGTCTATGAGGGAGAGCCGTTTTACGGGCAGGACCGTTTTGACCATCTTGTTTGGCGGATACGACAGCGGGGAGGTTTGCAATGA
- a CDS encoding dimethylsulfonioproprionate lyase family protein, with product MTQSATLHTLLDAAKVWHSALPALSNFVAWPQDLTYAERPAHALPHIAHLTTEPGEASAVSQPLRDTIIAAAPYLEWRHTYTEEEVGGDFLNRFGWFELAGPDGHFLTNETRMTVGFWGANLHYDWHQHEPEELYSVVSGHGQFLVEGQDTLALGPEGTRLHLSNQPHALTTTDAPILTFVLWRGAGLADPPRMST from the coding sequence GTGACTCAAAGCGCCACCCTGCACACTCTCTTGGATGCCGCCAAAGTCTGGCACAGCGCCCTGCCTGCGCTGTCGAATTTCGTCGCTTGGCCGCAAGATCTGACCTATGCCGAACGCCCGGCCCATGCCCTTCCGCATATCGCGCATCTGACAACCGAACCCGGCGAAGCAAGCGCAGTGAGCCAACCCTTGCGCGATACCATCATCGCCGCCGCTCCCTATCTGGAATGGCGGCACACTTACACCGAAGAGGAGGTTGGCGGTGATTTCCTCAATCGTTTCGGCTGGTTCGAACTGGCAGGACCAGACGGGCACTTCCTCACCAATGAGACTCGCATGACCGTCGGCTTCTGGGGCGCAAACCTGCACTATGACTGGCACCAGCACGAACCCGAAGAGCTTTACAGCGTTGTTTCTGGTCATGGCCAATTCTTGGTCGAAGGCCAAGACACCCTCGCGCTTGGCCCAGAAGGCACCCGCCTGCACCTCAGCAATCAACCCCACGCCTTAACCACCACCGACGCCCCCATCCTGACCTTTGTCCTGTGGCGTGGTGCCGGTTTGGCCGATCCCCCGAGAATGAGCACATGA
- a CDS encoding alcohol dehydrogenase family protein, which produces MTDLPQTMKAMVLMGHGDLDQYQWHEDWPIPTPGPMDVVIKVGACGLNNTDVNTRTGWYSKAVDEATTGGAYGEINEDDPTWGGAPLTFPRIQGADAVGKVVSVGAEADASLIGKRVLIEGWIRDWNDPSNMDKTGYFGSEKDGGYAEFTMADARDVAPIECDLTDAELATFQCSYTTAEGMLVRANVGEGDTVLIPGASGGVGGALIQLAKRRGARVIAMASEAKHADVQKCGPDVLLPRSPENLRDALGDEKITVVADIVGGPIWPQLIDVLERGGRYTCAGAIAGPMVEFDLRTFYLRDLTFTGSTILPTHVLRDVVSYIERGEVKPMLAETFPLSQLREAQTAFIEKRHTGNIVVLP; this is translated from the coding sequence ATGACCGATTTGCCCCAAACAATGAAAGCCATGGTCCTGATGGGCCACGGCGATCTTGATCAATACCAGTGGCACGAAGACTGGCCCATTCCCACGCCAGGCCCCATGGACGTGGTGATAAAGGTCGGCGCTTGTGGGCTCAACAACACCGACGTGAACACCCGCACGGGCTGGTACTCCAAAGCTGTGGACGAAGCCACGACTGGGGGCGCTTACGGCGAGATCAATGAGGATGACCCCACTTGGGGTGGCGCACCGCTCACCTTCCCACGTATTCAGGGTGCGGATGCAGTTGGCAAAGTCGTCTCTGTCGGCGCCGAGGCAGATGCAAGTCTGATCGGCAAGCGCGTTCTGATCGAAGGCTGGATCAGGGATTGGAATGACCCATCAAATATGGACAAGACGGGCTATTTCGGTTCTGAAAAAGATGGCGGGTATGCCGAATTCACCATGGCAGATGCACGCGATGTGGCTCCCATCGAATGCGATCTGACGGATGCAGAACTAGCCACTTTTCAATGTAGCTACACCACCGCCGAAGGTATGTTGGTGCGCGCCAATGTGGGCGAAGGTGATACCGTCCTCATCCCCGGGGCATCCGGTGGCGTGGGTGGTGCGCTGATCCAATTGGCCAAACGTCGTGGCGCTCGCGTCATTGCCATGGCCTCCGAGGCCAAACACGCCGACGTGCAGAAATGTGGTCCAGATGTCCTTTTGCCTCGCAGCCCCGAAAACCTGCGCGACGCATTGGGTGATGAAAAAATCACCGTTGTTGCAGATATCGTTGGCGGCCCTATCTGGCCCCAGCTGATTGATGTGTTGGAACGTGGTGGGCGCTATACCTGCGCGGGCGCGATTGCCGGACCAATGGTCGAATTTGATCTGCGCACATTTTACCTGCGCGATCTGACCTTCACCGGTTCGACCATCCTCCCGACACATGTTTTACGCGATGTCGTCAGCTATATCGAGCGCGGCGAGGTGAAACCCATGCTGGCGGAAACCTTCCCGCTATCCCAACTGCGCGAAGCACAAACCGCCTTTATCGAAAAGCGCCACACCGGCAACATCGTGGTCCTGCCCTGA